A window from Amblyomma americanum isolate KBUSLIRL-KWMA chromosome 7, ASM5285725v1, whole genome shotgun sequence encodes these proteins:
- the LOC144098046 gene encoding uncharacterized protein LOC144098046, which produces MSLHRWKVNTEETPIHGQIAAIQDCIYRSKMHSKYVLNADFDEFIVPGREETLAETVLRIANFTGENKLGSLVVRNWMFCYEYPANSLVPGRVPLLLSHSLALRERKPWNYRIRTKYIASTRAARIGGVHFVWEHAPGSREVLVPATELAMNHYRTCCGLENLSVRPTLVLNHSDIVRDERVYRYQQRVLQTPAIIALLKIVKRKEVKTTHV; this is translated from the coding sequence ATGAGTCTCCACCGCTGGAAGGTGAACACTGAAGAAACGCCCATTCACGGCCAAATAGCGGCGATACAGGACTGCATCTACAGGTCCAAAATGCACTCAAAATACGTCTTGAATGCGGACTTCGACGAGTTCATTGTCCCCGGCAGAGAGGAAACACTAGCCGAAACAGTCCTCCGCATAGCAAACTTCACGGGCGAGAATAAGCTGGGAAGCCTGGTCGTGCGTAATTGGATGTTCTGCTACGAGTACCCAGCGAATAGCCTCGTTCCCGGTAGAGTGCCGCTGCTTCTGAGTCATAGCCTTGCACTTCGTGAGCGCAAGCCATGGAACTACAGAATACGAACCAAGTACATAGCTTCGACCAGAGCAGCAAGAATAGGCGGGGTGCACTTCGTTTGGGAGCACGCGCCCGGGTCGCGGGAAGTTCTCGTACCGGCGACTGAACTGGCAATGAACCACTACAGGACATGTTGTGGGCTGGAGAATCTCAGTGTGAGGCCAACACTGGTGCTGAACCACTCGGATATTGTCAGAGATGAAAGAGTGTACCGCTACCAGCAGAGAGTTTTACAGACACCCGCCATCATTGCTCTCCTGAAAATTGTAAAGAGAAAAGAGGTTAAAACAACGCACGTATGA